A single Corvus hawaiiensis isolate bCorHaw1 chromosome 26, bCorHaw1.pri.cur, whole genome shotgun sequence DNA region contains:
- the PEX2 gene encoding peroxisome biogenesis factor 2, with translation MASSIGNEKSVNPVLRISQLDALELNKALEQLVWSQFTSCFHGFKPGVLAHFEPEVKAFLCLILWKFTVYSKNATVGQAILNIQYKNNLSQTEKYQPLSKHQKLWYLIFTVGGRWLEERCYDLFSNHQQQSFSKIKRYIGFGSGLLKLCGLLNFLIFLRNGMFATLTERILGIRSVFSKPQSVRQVGFEYMNRELLWHGFAEFLIYLLPLINVQKLKLKISSWCSPIAGLSSSENTLAAYCRECSLCGEWPTMPHTIGCPHVFCYYCIKSNFIFDMYFTCPKCGSEVHDLQPLKYKIEMIELHV, from the coding sequence atggCCTCCAGCATTGGAAATGAAAAGAGTGTGAATCCTGTGCTCAGAATAAGTCAGCTTGATGCTCTTGAATTAAACAAAGCCCTGGAACAACTAGTGTGGTCCCAGTTTACCAGCTGTTTTCATGGATTTAAACCAGGGGTGTTGGCTCATTTTGAACCAGaagtaaaagcatttttatgtcTTATATTATGGAAATTCACTGTCTATTCCAAGAATGCAACTGTGGGACAGGCTATTCTCAATATTCAATACAAGAATAACTTATCTCAGACAGAGAAATACCAACCTCTGAGCAAACACCAGAAGTTATGGTATCTTATTTTCACTGTTGGTGGAAGATGGTTGGAAGAAAGATGTTACGATTTATTTAGCAATCATCAACAGCAATCTTTCAGCAAAATTAAGAGATATATTGGTTTTGGATCTGGACTTCTTAAGCTTTGTGGACTTctaaattttctgatttttcttcgTAATGGAATGTTTGCAACACTTACAGAACGCATTCTAGGAATTAGGTCAGTTTTTTCCAAGCCGCAAAGTGTTCGTCAGGTAGGATTTGAATACATGAACAGGGAGCTCTTATGGCATGGCTTTGCTGAATTTTTGATATATCTGCTACCACTCATTAATGTACAGAAATTGAaacttaaaatttcttcttggtGCTCACCTATCGCAGGTCTTTCCAGTAGTGAAAACACATTAGCGGCTTACTGCAGAGAATGTTCACTGTGTGGGGAATGGCCTACCATGCCACACACCATAGGCTGTCCACATGTTTTTTGTTACTACTgtattaaaagtaattttatatttGATATGTATTTTACGTGTCCTAAATGTGGCTCAGAGGTACACGATCTTCAGCCATTGAAGTATAAAATTGAAATGATAGAATTGCATGTCTGA